A window of the Zeugodacus cucurbitae isolate PBARC_wt_2022May chromosome 2, idZeuCucr1.2, whole genome shotgun sequence genome harbors these coding sequences:
- the LOC105210093 gene encoding uncharacterized protein LOC105210093 isoform X1: protein MKTRLVSLTYRGSASVDPRYSAAMLPWTINDIRSTESYSKLSVGIENGVLESYNSDFELQFSHPLKHIVGMCRIVHKQSNTKSAGNGFLQLKAFTSGSSSATNSNANGLKSTGTGGALTTSTSYGSLSSSAAQREREREREREQAALAAANGVDGGTNETVNGGNANNFMEFLGPITGLVYLMKDPRDPLLHIYLFECEAVEEMAELMHQMRDPAHTLGGSVGSIPQTFVANGSNNDLSMQRALTGNGIHATPATNLKLSEAVRNAQHDASPNIISSKMKSSKSYTHGLSNSAGTVHIPTSTSAQSNLSLLADISPNHTHFFEVMYVGKIRVSHKRVPFSFIDDALPKFKAYDAQRSRLMQLTATATASAMTTATASNRKLSLNVESSNVNASVNSSTVTFDLKNTSLKESDAEESAAEMAESAGAETEVETSTETETEAEQQQDAMSGKSVAEDGVTQIADDEQQTSNKSNKLPKRLLRGISQTELPVKKENNSATTEEEKEAGPRANVPVAPNVIINKHPSPPRQAQEQDTKEQAKQQEKTAITTTDETQQQMLKIPQQPAYATLDTIPKQRDRSASYGCIPPFVEQNRTMVFLVGRSDLRLISPDRKQVLLYKDFKDVASCAQGQKNPDHFGIICREVHNDGYIGYVFKCQSDHVCDDIVAAISQAFVTCAEQKKKEATQIFSCEHCPMLWYHKLCTDIEGLSEKKTQAMIFRRIESLTDDEQDMIWAKYYGSEKTSSPLSEQNQFLMMLLRAHCESRQQRHVHDTAENRSEFLNQYLGGSTIFMKAKRSLTNSFDHLLKRKASKDDIGIAHDLRDHQIREKSAEPHPVSRSGNETPPEGFRSRSNTIGSASPSRPSAEHLKSPMMDIFIKVGNSPKESEAHKASWRHAILNSVVTPSKGMDGDVQNEFMSPMRVTKRLRGKRTREELRDLWKTAIRQTILLNRMETENAMLQARQNENELKRIKLDYEEIVPCDKQLIERWEQIIERDSMKIGNKKDPKVLAQAIKNGVPRSKRGDVWTFLADQHSMNTAPVDTKKFPNFNTPYHTLLKNLTEHQHAIFIDLGRTFPNHKFYKDPLGVGQLSLFNLLKAYSILDPELGYCQGLGFICGILLLHCDEADAFQLLKHLMFRRQMRTKYLPDMKKFQLQLYQLSRLVKDHLPELYIWLDQNDVSPTLYAAPWILTVFSSQFPLGFVARVFDLLFLESSEVIFKFAIALLTVHKDELLARDNFEEIMDYLKTVVPKMEVNAMEKIMKLVFTLDVSKQLTEYNVEYNVLQEEISTANHHLEMLNREKTRNMHLEQQLQFAQSSIAQLEKTRSSQQTQITSLQTQVQSLELTIQTLGHFVAQLAEQNVELELPGDVRRILQQLEDLERQRRRPHFTERKIGKSVSVNSHLGFPLKVLEELNEREEHGSPQKKKEKIPFFEHTYEQLRQQRHAQQQQQQNAQTSPTTQQQRKLLSSTSNSLEENPQQQQQQRPNRLLDSADIQTKPAELKLPDHSDQSYDSANIRSPLEVDSGVGTPLSPPSTSSNSSSSGLSTGSSSGGSLFSRMGYKNTPTALSPLSSRQTLYGAGSVPATTTAVGKVVPAVSIIVPADQQSQIGAEMHPLSMVGEVNVRFNGTTQLKSIRPVHHMRPMATVAAGVAAAAASALQEQQSNTAGDISINSGSSETTNTDATNGRS, encoded by the exons CTCTCCGTTGGCATCGAAAATGGCGTACTCGAGTCTTATAATTCCGATTTCGAGTTACAATTCAGTCATCCGCTCAAGCATATTGTCGGCATGTGCCGCATCGTACACAAGCAGAGCAACACGAAAAGCGCCGGCAACGGTTTCCTTCAGTTGAAGGCTTTCaccagtggcagcagcagcgccaCCAATAGCAATGCGAATGGCTTGAAATCAACGGGCACAGGTGGTGCCTTAACCACCTCCACTTCGTATGGTTCACTGTCCTCGAGCGCGGCACAGCGCGAAAGAGAGCGCGAGCGTGAACGCGAACAGGCGGCGTTGGCTGCCGCAAATGGCGTGGATGGTGGCACTAACGAGACGGTTAATGGCGGAAATGCGAATAATTTCATGGAATTTCTCGGTCCCATCACTGGCCTGGTGTACTTAATGAAGGATCCGCGTGACCCGTTATTGCATATTTATCTATTCGAATGTGAAGCGGTTGAGGAG aTGGCCGAGCTCATGCATCAAATGCGTGATCCTGCGCACACACTTGGCGGTTCTGTGGGCAGCATACCCCAGACTTTCGTCGCCAATGGCTCCAACAATGACTTGTCCATGCAACGCGCACTCACCGGCAATGGCATACACGCCACACCGGCCACCAATCTCAAGCTCAGCGAAGCTGTACGCAATGCTCAACACGACGCTAGTCCCAATATTATTTCGTCTAAGATGAAATCTTCGAAGTCGTATACGCATGGCTTGAGCAACTCAGCAGGCACC GTGCACATTCCAACATCTACCTCCGCGCAGAGTAATCTATCATTACTCGCCGATATCTCGCCTAATCACACGCACTTCTTCGAAGTCATGTATGTGGGTAAAATACGCGTCTCACACAAGCGTGTGCCCTTCTCATTCATCGATGATGCCCTGCCCAAATTCAAGGCGTACGACGCGCAGCGGTCGCGGCTCATGCAGTTGACCGCCACCGCCACGGCCAGCGCTATGACAACGGCAACAGCGTCTAATCGCAAACTCTCCTTGAATGTTGAGTCCAGCAATGTCAATGCGAGCGTCAATAGCAGTACAGTAACTTTTGATCTGAAAAACACTTCGCTCAAGGAGAGTGACGCTGAAGAGTCAGCGGCGGAAATGGCAGAGAGTGCAGGCGCCGAAACAGAAGTCGAGACATCGACGGAGACAGAAACGGAAGCTGAACAGCAGCAGGATGCAATGTCTGGCAAGTCGGTTGCAGAGGATGGCGTTACACAAATCGCAGACGATGAGCAGCAAACATCAAACAAATCGAATAAATTACCAAAGCGATTACTGCGCGGCATTAGTCAGACTGAACTTCCTGTGAAGAAAGA gaaTAATAGTGCAACCactgaagaagaaaaagaagcagGTCCAAGGGCGAATGTGCCAGTTGCACCGAATGTTATAATCAACAAGCATCCATCACCGCCACGTCAAGCGCAGGAACAGGATACAAAAGAGCAAGCAAAGCAACAAGAAAaaactgcaataacaacaaccgatGAAACACAACAGCAAATGCTCAAGATACCACAACAACCAGCCTACGCAACGCTCGACAC CATACCCAAGCAACGCGATCGTTCCGCTTCGTATGGCTGTATTCCACCGTTTGTCGAGCAGAATCGCACAATGGTCTTTTTGGTGGGTCGTTCTGACTTGCGGCTCATCTCACCGGATCGCAAGCAAGTGTTGCTTTACAAGGACTTCAAGGATGTGGCCAGTTGCGCACAGGGACAGAAGAATCCCGATCATTTCGGCATCATCTGTCGTGAGGTGCATAACGATGGCTACATAGGTTATGTCTTTAAATGTCAGTCGGATCATGTGTGCGATGACATAGTTGCAGCCATTTCGCAAGCTTTCGTCACTTGCGCCGAACAAAAGAAAAAGGAAGCCACACAGATCTTCTCGTGTGAGCACTGTCCCATGTTGTGGTATCATAAACTCTGCACCGACATTGAAGGTTTGAGTGAGAAGAAGACACAGGCGATGATCTTTCGCCGCATAGAGTCGCTAACCGACGATGAGCAGGACATGATATGGGCCAAATACTATGGTTCGGAGAAGACGAGCTCCCCGCTGTCGgagcaaaatcaatttttaatgaTGCTCTTACGTGCGCACTGTGAGTCACGTCAGCAGCGGCATGTGCACGACACAGCTGAGAATCGATCGGAGTTCTTGAATCAATATCTGGGTGGAAGTACGATTTTCATGAAAGCTAAACGTTCGCTCACCAACTCATTCGATCATCTGTTGAAACGTAAGGCATCCAAGGATGATATTGGCATAGCGCACGATCTGCGCGATCATCAGATACGTGAGAAATCGGCCGAACCGCATCCGGTTAGTCGTAGTGGCAATGAAACACCCCCGGAGGGCTTCCGCTCACGTTCAAACACAATCGGTAGTGCTAGTCCGAGCAGACCGAGTGCTGAGCACTTGAAGAGCCCCATGATGGATAT ttTCATCAAAGTCGGCAATAGTCCAAAGGAATCTGAAGCACACAAAGCTTCATGGCGCCACGCCATTTTAAATAGTGTCGTAACACCATCAAAGGGTATGGATGGTGATGTACAAAATGAATTTATGTCACCCATGAGAGTCACAA AACGCTTACGTGGCAAGCGCACTCGTGAGGAGCTCCGCGATCTCTGGAAGACCGCCATACGTCAGACCATACTGCTGAATCGCATGGAAACCGAGAATGCCATGTTGCAGGCGCgtcaaaatgaaaatgagcTCAAACGCATCAAACTCGACTACGAAGAGATCGTGCCATGCGACAAACAACTGATCGAGCGTTGGGAACAGATCATTGAACGTGACTCCATGAAGATCGGCAATAAGAAGGATCCCAAAGTGCTGGCACAAGCGATCAAAAATGGTGTGCCACGTTCGAAACGTGGTGACGTTTGGACCTTCCTCGCCGATCAGCATTCCATGAATACAGCACCGGTGGACACAAAGAAATTTCCCAATTTCAATACACCCTACCACACTTTGTTAAAGAATCTCACCGAACATCAGCACGCCATATTTATCGATCTGGGACGTACCTTCCCCAATCATAAGTTCTACAAGGATCCACTTGGCGTGGGTCAATTATcgctatttaatttattgaaagcatATTCGATACTCGATCCAGAGCTGGGCTATTGTCAGGGTTTGGGTTTCATCTGtggcatattgttgttgcat tgcGATGAGGCGGACGCTTTTCAATTGCTCAAACATCTCATGTTCCGACGCCAGATGCGCACCAAATACTTGCCGGATATGAAGAAATTCCAACTGCAGCTGTATCAGCTCTCACGTCTCGTCAAAGATCACTTGCCAGAATTATATATTTGGCTCGATCAGAATGATGTATCACCCACTCTGTATGCTGCACCGTGGATACTAACTGTATTCAGCTCACAATTTCCTTTGGGTTTCGTGGCGCGCGTTTTCGATTTGCTTTTCCTCGAGTCATCGGAGGTGATTTTCAAATTCGCTATCGCTTTGCTGACCGTGCATAAAGATGAATTGCTGGCCCGCGACAATTTTGAGGAAATTATGGATTATCTAAAAACGGTCGTACCGAAGATGGAAGTGAATGCAATggagaaaattatgaaattg GTATTCACTTTGGACGTCAGCAAGCAGTTGACCGAATATAATGTGGAATACAATGTATTACAAGAGGAGATCTCAACAGCAAATCACCATTTGGAGATGTTGAACCGAGAGAAGACACGCAATATGCACCTGGAACAGCAACTACAA TTCGCTCAATCGTCGATCGCACAGCTGGAGAAGACACGCTCTTCACAGCAAACGCAAATCACCTCGCTGCAAACCCAAGTACAATCGCTGGAGTTGACCATACAAACGCTCGGTCACTTCGTCGCTCAATTGGCCGAACAAAATGTCGAACTCGAATTACCCGGCGATGTGCGACGCATACTGCAACAGCTGGAGGATTTGGAACGTCAACGTCGCCGGCCACATTTCACTGAACGCAAAATCGGCAAATCCGTATCGGTCAATAGTCATTTGGGGTTTCCACTAAAGGTGTTAGAAGAGTTGAACGAAAGAGAAGAACATGGTTCGCCACAAAAGAAGAAGGAGAAGATAcctttttttgaacacacctacgAACAATTGCGTCAACAACgccatgcacaacaacaacagcaacaaaacgcTCAAACTTCACcaacaacacagcagcagcgaaAGTTATTAAGTAGCACCAGCAATTCGCTGGAGGAAaatccacaacaacagcaacaacaacggccaAATCGCCTACTCGATTCGGCGGACATACAAACCAAGCCAGCGGAGCTCAAATTGCCCGATCACTCGGATCAGTCATACGACAGCGCCAACATACGTAGTCCACTTGAGGTGGACAGTGGTGTGGGCACACCACTCAGCCCGCCCAGCACAAGCAGCAATAGCAGCAGTAGCGGTCTCAGTACCGGCTCCAGCAGTGGTGGTAGTCTCTTTAGTCGTATGGGTTACAAAAATACGCCAACAGCGCTATCACCGTTAAGCAGTCGGCAAACTTTATATGGCGCCGGCAGTGTGCCAGCAACAACCACAGCTGTTGGCAAAGTTGTGCCAGCAGTCTCGATTATTGTACCGGCCGATCAACAATCGCAGATCGGTGCAGAGATGCATCCACTCAGCATGGTTGGCGAGGTGAATGTGCGTTTTAACGGCACCACACAACTCAAATCCATACGACCCGTACATCATATGCGTCCGATGGCTACTGTGGCAGCGGGTGTAGCGGCTGCGGCTGCATCAGCGCTGCAAGAACAACAGTCAAACACCGCCGGCGATATCAGCATCAATAGCGGTAGCAGTGAGACAACAAATACAGATGCGACTAATGGTCGCAGCTAA
- the LOC105210093 gene encoding uncharacterized protein LOC105210093 isoform X2, with product MKTRLVSLTYRGSASVDPRYSAAMLPWTINDIRSTESYSKLSVGIENGVLESYNSDFELQFSHPLKHIVGMCRIVHKQSNTKSAGNGFLQLKAFTSGSSSATNSNANGLKSTGTGGALTTSTSYGSLSSSAAQREREREREREQAALAAANGVDGGTNETVNGGNANNFMEFLGPITGLVYLMKDPRDPLLHIYLFECEAVEEMAELMHQMRDPAHTLGGSVGSIPQTFVANGSNNDLSMQRALTGNGIHATPATNLKLSEAVRNAQHDASPNIISSKMKSSKSYTHGLSNSAGTVHIPTSTSAQSNLSLLADISPNHTHFFEVMYVGKIRVSHKRVPFSFIDDALPKFKAYDAQRSRLMQLTATATASAMTTATASNRKLSLNVESSNVNASVNSSTVTFDLKNTSLKESDAEESAAEMAESAGAETEVETSTETETEAEQQQDAMSGKSVAEDGVTQIADDEQQTSNKSNKLPKRLLRGISQTELPVKKDATTEEEKEAGPRANVPVAPNVIINKHPSPPRQAQEQDTKEQAKQQEKTAITTTDETQQQMLKIPQQPAYATLDTIPKQRDRSASYGCIPPFVEQNRTMVFLVGRSDLRLISPDRKQVLLYKDFKDVASCAQGQKNPDHFGIICREVHNDGYIGYVFKCQSDHVCDDIVAAISQAFVTCAEQKKKEATQIFSCEHCPMLWYHKLCTDIEGLSEKKTQAMIFRRIESLTDDEQDMIWAKYYGSEKTSSPLSEQNQFLMMLLRAHCESRQQRHVHDTAENRSEFLNQYLGGSTIFMKAKRSLTNSFDHLLKRKASKDDIGIAHDLRDHQIREKSAEPHPVSRSGNETPPEGFRSRSNTIGSASPSRPSAEHLKSPMMDIFIKVGNSPKESEAHKASWRHAILNSVVTPSKGMDGDVQNEFMSPMRVTKRLRGKRTREELRDLWKTAIRQTILLNRMETENAMLQARQNENELKRIKLDYEEIVPCDKQLIERWEQIIERDSMKIGNKKDPKVLAQAIKNGVPRSKRGDVWTFLADQHSMNTAPVDTKKFPNFNTPYHTLLKNLTEHQHAIFIDLGRTFPNHKFYKDPLGVGQLSLFNLLKAYSILDPELGYCQGLGFICGILLLHCDEADAFQLLKHLMFRRQMRTKYLPDMKKFQLQLYQLSRLVKDHLPELYIWLDQNDVSPTLYAAPWILTVFSSQFPLGFVARVFDLLFLESSEVIFKFAIALLTVHKDELLARDNFEEIMDYLKTVVPKMEVNAMEKIMKLVFTLDVSKQLTEYNVEYNVLQEEISTANHHLEMLNREKTRNMHLEQQLQFAQSSIAQLEKTRSSQQTQITSLQTQVQSLELTIQTLGHFVAQLAEQNVELELPGDVRRILQQLEDLERQRRRPHFTERKIGKSVSVNSHLGFPLKVLEELNEREEHGSPQKKKEKIPFFEHTYEQLRQQRHAQQQQQQNAQTSPTTQQQRKLLSSTSNSLEENPQQQQQQRPNRLLDSADIQTKPAELKLPDHSDQSYDSANIRSPLEVDSGVGTPLSPPSTSSNSSSSGLSTGSSSGGSLFSRMGYKNTPTALSPLSSRQTLYGAGSVPATTTAVGKVVPAVSIIVPADQQSQIGAEMHPLSMVGEVNVRFNGTTQLKSIRPVHHMRPMATVAAGVAAAAASALQEQQSNTAGDISINSGSSETTNTDATNGRS from the exons CTCTCCGTTGGCATCGAAAATGGCGTACTCGAGTCTTATAATTCCGATTTCGAGTTACAATTCAGTCATCCGCTCAAGCATATTGTCGGCATGTGCCGCATCGTACACAAGCAGAGCAACACGAAAAGCGCCGGCAACGGTTTCCTTCAGTTGAAGGCTTTCaccagtggcagcagcagcgccaCCAATAGCAATGCGAATGGCTTGAAATCAACGGGCACAGGTGGTGCCTTAACCACCTCCACTTCGTATGGTTCACTGTCCTCGAGCGCGGCACAGCGCGAAAGAGAGCGCGAGCGTGAACGCGAACAGGCGGCGTTGGCTGCCGCAAATGGCGTGGATGGTGGCACTAACGAGACGGTTAATGGCGGAAATGCGAATAATTTCATGGAATTTCTCGGTCCCATCACTGGCCTGGTGTACTTAATGAAGGATCCGCGTGACCCGTTATTGCATATTTATCTATTCGAATGTGAAGCGGTTGAGGAG aTGGCCGAGCTCATGCATCAAATGCGTGATCCTGCGCACACACTTGGCGGTTCTGTGGGCAGCATACCCCAGACTTTCGTCGCCAATGGCTCCAACAATGACTTGTCCATGCAACGCGCACTCACCGGCAATGGCATACACGCCACACCGGCCACCAATCTCAAGCTCAGCGAAGCTGTACGCAATGCTCAACACGACGCTAGTCCCAATATTATTTCGTCTAAGATGAAATCTTCGAAGTCGTATACGCATGGCTTGAGCAACTCAGCAGGCACC GTGCACATTCCAACATCTACCTCCGCGCAGAGTAATCTATCATTACTCGCCGATATCTCGCCTAATCACACGCACTTCTTCGAAGTCATGTATGTGGGTAAAATACGCGTCTCACACAAGCGTGTGCCCTTCTCATTCATCGATGATGCCCTGCCCAAATTCAAGGCGTACGACGCGCAGCGGTCGCGGCTCATGCAGTTGACCGCCACCGCCACGGCCAGCGCTATGACAACGGCAACAGCGTCTAATCGCAAACTCTCCTTGAATGTTGAGTCCAGCAATGTCAATGCGAGCGTCAATAGCAGTACAGTAACTTTTGATCTGAAAAACACTTCGCTCAAGGAGAGTGACGCTGAAGAGTCAGCGGCGGAAATGGCAGAGAGTGCAGGCGCCGAAACAGAAGTCGAGACATCGACGGAGACAGAAACGGAAGCTGAACAGCAGCAGGATGCAATGTCTGGCAAGTCGGTTGCAGAGGATGGCGTTACACAAATCGCAGACGATGAGCAGCAAACATCAAACAAATCGAATAAATTACCAAAGCGATTACTGCGCGGCATTAGTCAGACTGAACTTCCTGTGAAGAAAGA TGCAACCactgaagaagaaaaagaagcagGTCCAAGGGCGAATGTGCCAGTTGCACCGAATGTTATAATCAACAAGCATCCATCACCGCCACGTCAAGCGCAGGAACAGGATACAAAAGAGCAAGCAAAGCAACAAGAAAaaactgcaataacaacaaccgatGAAACACAACAGCAAATGCTCAAGATACCACAACAACCAGCCTACGCAACGCTCGACAC CATACCCAAGCAACGCGATCGTTCCGCTTCGTATGGCTGTATTCCACCGTTTGTCGAGCAGAATCGCACAATGGTCTTTTTGGTGGGTCGTTCTGACTTGCGGCTCATCTCACCGGATCGCAAGCAAGTGTTGCTTTACAAGGACTTCAAGGATGTGGCCAGTTGCGCACAGGGACAGAAGAATCCCGATCATTTCGGCATCATCTGTCGTGAGGTGCATAACGATGGCTACATAGGTTATGTCTTTAAATGTCAGTCGGATCATGTGTGCGATGACATAGTTGCAGCCATTTCGCAAGCTTTCGTCACTTGCGCCGAACAAAAGAAAAAGGAAGCCACACAGATCTTCTCGTGTGAGCACTGTCCCATGTTGTGGTATCATAAACTCTGCACCGACATTGAAGGTTTGAGTGAGAAGAAGACACAGGCGATGATCTTTCGCCGCATAGAGTCGCTAACCGACGATGAGCAGGACATGATATGGGCCAAATACTATGGTTCGGAGAAGACGAGCTCCCCGCTGTCGgagcaaaatcaatttttaatgaTGCTCTTACGTGCGCACTGTGAGTCACGTCAGCAGCGGCATGTGCACGACACAGCTGAGAATCGATCGGAGTTCTTGAATCAATATCTGGGTGGAAGTACGATTTTCATGAAAGCTAAACGTTCGCTCACCAACTCATTCGATCATCTGTTGAAACGTAAGGCATCCAAGGATGATATTGGCATAGCGCACGATCTGCGCGATCATCAGATACGTGAGAAATCGGCCGAACCGCATCCGGTTAGTCGTAGTGGCAATGAAACACCCCCGGAGGGCTTCCGCTCACGTTCAAACACAATCGGTAGTGCTAGTCCGAGCAGACCGAGTGCTGAGCACTTGAAGAGCCCCATGATGGATAT ttTCATCAAAGTCGGCAATAGTCCAAAGGAATCTGAAGCACACAAAGCTTCATGGCGCCACGCCATTTTAAATAGTGTCGTAACACCATCAAAGGGTATGGATGGTGATGTACAAAATGAATTTATGTCACCCATGAGAGTCACAA AACGCTTACGTGGCAAGCGCACTCGTGAGGAGCTCCGCGATCTCTGGAAGACCGCCATACGTCAGACCATACTGCTGAATCGCATGGAAACCGAGAATGCCATGTTGCAGGCGCgtcaaaatgaaaatgagcTCAAACGCATCAAACTCGACTACGAAGAGATCGTGCCATGCGACAAACAACTGATCGAGCGTTGGGAACAGATCATTGAACGTGACTCCATGAAGATCGGCAATAAGAAGGATCCCAAAGTGCTGGCACAAGCGATCAAAAATGGTGTGCCACGTTCGAAACGTGGTGACGTTTGGACCTTCCTCGCCGATCAGCATTCCATGAATACAGCACCGGTGGACACAAAGAAATTTCCCAATTTCAATACACCCTACCACACTTTGTTAAAGAATCTCACCGAACATCAGCACGCCATATTTATCGATCTGGGACGTACCTTCCCCAATCATAAGTTCTACAAGGATCCACTTGGCGTGGGTCAATTATcgctatttaatttattgaaagcatATTCGATACTCGATCCAGAGCTGGGCTATTGTCAGGGTTTGGGTTTCATCTGtggcatattgttgttgcat tgcGATGAGGCGGACGCTTTTCAATTGCTCAAACATCTCATGTTCCGACGCCAGATGCGCACCAAATACTTGCCGGATATGAAGAAATTCCAACTGCAGCTGTATCAGCTCTCACGTCTCGTCAAAGATCACTTGCCAGAATTATATATTTGGCTCGATCAGAATGATGTATCACCCACTCTGTATGCTGCACCGTGGATACTAACTGTATTCAGCTCACAATTTCCTTTGGGTTTCGTGGCGCGCGTTTTCGATTTGCTTTTCCTCGAGTCATCGGAGGTGATTTTCAAATTCGCTATCGCTTTGCTGACCGTGCATAAAGATGAATTGCTGGCCCGCGACAATTTTGAGGAAATTATGGATTATCTAAAAACGGTCGTACCGAAGATGGAAGTGAATGCAATggagaaaattatgaaattg GTATTCACTTTGGACGTCAGCAAGCAGTTGACCGAATATAATGTGGAATACAATGTATTACAAGAGGAGATCTCAACAGCAAATCACCATTTGGAGATGTTGAACCGAGAGAAGACACGCAATATGCACCTGGAACAGCAACTACAA TTCGCTCAATCGTCGATCGCACAGCTGGAGAAGACACGCTCTTCACAGCAAACGCAAATCACCTCGCTGCAAACCCAAGTACAATCGCTGGAGTTGACCATACAAACGCTCGGTCACTTCGTCGCTCAATTGGCCGAACAAAATGTCGAACTCGAATTACCCGGCGATGTGCGACGCATACTGCAACAGCTGGAGGATTTGGAACGTCAACGTCGCCGGCCACATTTCACTGAACGCAAAATCGGCAAATCCGTATCGGTCAATAGTCATTTGGGGTTTCCACTAAAGGTGTTAGAAGAGTTGAACGAAAGAGAAGAACATGGTTCGCCACAAAAGAAGAAGGAGAAGATAcctttttttgaacacacctacgAACAATTGCGTCAACAACgccatgcacaacaacaacagcaacaaaacgcTCAAACTTCACcaacaacacagcagcagcgaaAGTTATTAAGTAGCACCAGCAATTCGCTGGAGGAAaatccacaacaacagcaacaacaacggccaAATCGCCTACTCGATTCGGCGGACATACAAACCAAGCCAGCGGAGCTCAAATTGCCCGATCACTCGGATCAGTCATACGACAGCGCCAACATACGTAGTCCACTTGAGGTGGACAGTGGTGTGGGCACACCACTCAGCCCGCCCAGCACAAGCAGCAATAGCAGCAGTAGCGGTCTCAGTACCGGCTCCAGCAGTGGTGGTAGTCTCTTTAGTCGTATGGGTTACAAAAATACGCCAACAGCGCTATCACCGTTAAGCAGTCGGCAAACTTTATATGGCGCCGGCAGTGTGCCAGCAACAACCACAGCTGTTGGCAAAGTTGTGCCAGCAGTCTCGATTATTGTACCGGCCGATCAACAATCGCAGATCGGTGCAGAGATGCATCCACTCAGCATGGTTGGCGAGGTGAATGTGCGTTTTAACGGCACCACACAACTCAAATCCATACGACCCGTACATCATATGCGTCCGATGGCTACTGTGGCAGCGGGTGTAGCGGCTGCGGCTGCATCAGCGCTGCAAGAACAACAGTCAAACACCGCCGGCGATATCAGCATCAATAGCGGTAGCAGTGAGACAACAAATACAGATGCGACTAATGGTCGCAGCTAA